The Bacillus sp. es.036 genomic sequence AGAGGCGGAATGCGAAGTAAAAGTCTTGCTACGATTTTTGAGATGATGGGATTACCGAGTCTTCAGGTCGAAGGTGGCATTCGAGCATACCGACAGAAAGTAACAACTGGCTTAGAGGATTTTTCGACTCAATCAACTCCATATCTTGTTCTAGAAGGATTAACTGGAACTTCGAAGACCGAAATTCTAACTGCTTTAGAAAAGAAGGGATATCCAGTGATTGATCTCGAAGGTCTAGCTGCTCACAGAGGCTCCGTGTTTGGTAGAGTAGATTTACCTGAAAGAAGTCAGAAGGAATTTGAAGCGAAGCTTTACCACCGATTGAAGGAGATTGGAGAAACACCTTATTACATTATAGAATCTGAAAGTAAGCGCCTTGGAAATATCATTATTCCTGACTTTATTCTAGAGGGCAAACAAAAAGGGACGCGTATACAAGTCCACGCCCCGCTTTCTTATCGAATTCGTACGATCTTAAATACGTATCATCCTGAACAACATCATGAAGAAATCACTGACGCCATTACAAAAATTGAAAAACGATTCTCTGGTGAAGATAAAGAAGTGATTGATCAGGCCCTTGAAGCGAAAAACTATGCTGTAATTATTGAACGATTGTTGCTTTATTATTATGATCCAAGATACGAATATAAAGCTTATGAAAATGAAGGCAACATCATCAATCTTTCATACGAGTCGCTCGAAGAAGGGACTCGACTTGTCCAGAATGAAATCGATCGTTTAGATATTAAGCTTCGATCAGAAGGCGAGAAAGTTTCGCTTTAATGGATCTTTTTTCTTCAGGCAACTGTTCCTTGTTGTATCGTTCAATCAGGTCATCAATGCGCTTAAAGTACAAATGACTTATCCACGCTACGTAGCTTCGGTAAATTGGCGAT encodes the following:
- the mnmH gene encoding tRNA 2-selenouridine(34) synthase MnmH, yielding MKKISIDEALNKKIPLLDVRTPAEFEKFHIPGAVNLPIFSNEEREVVGTTYKQKGTEAAKDLGISIVSPLLPEFYKRAKELTNHQEFAVYCWRGGMRSKSLATIFEMMGLPSLQVEGGIRAYRQKVTTGLEDFSTQSTPYLVLEGLTGTSKTEILTALEKKGYPVIDLEGLAAHRGSVFGRVDLPERSQKEFEAKLYHRLKEIGETPYYIIESESKRLGNIIIPDFILEGKQKGTRIQVHAPLSYRIRTILNTYHPEQHHEEITDAITKIEKRFSGEDKEVIDQALEAKNYAVIIERLLLYYYDPRYEYKAYENEGNIINLSYESLEEGTRLVQNEIDRLDIKLRSEGEKVSL